GAGAATCTGGTCGTAGGGCTTGTTGCGGTTGCGGTTGGTGCCCGTGCTGCCGTTGTGGTCCACCGGGTGCGGGCCCGCCGTCGTCACCACCTGACGGAAGGTGGCGAAGCACGACTCGTTGAAGTTGTCCGTGTTCAGGTCGCCGCCGATGATGAGGTAGTCGTTCGCGGGGACCTGCGAGCGGACCTGGCTGACAATGGCCTGCGCCTCCGCGTTGCGGTTGCTGGCACTGGAGGTCAGCAGGTGCACGCTCACCACCCAGAGCTTGCGCGGACCCGGGATGTCGATGCGCGCCCAGGCGAAGTCGCGGTTGCTCACGCGGGGGTCCGGCCACTGCCCGGACTCGAGGATGGGCCAGCGGCTGATGACGCCATTGGGAATCTGCGCGCCCGTCTCGCGGGACCAGTAGAAGCCCGGCGCGATCTGATCCACCAGCGTGCTGACGGACGAGGTCGAGTTGTTCCCGTAGTTGAACTCCTGCATCAGCACGATGTCCGGATCCACGCCCTTGATGAGACGGATGCCGTGGCCGGGGTCATAGGACTGGTAGCGGCCACTGCTCAGGTTGGACGCCATCACCCGGATGTTGGTGAAGCCCCCGTCCGTCCCAGCGTCCGTGCCCGCGTCCTCGTCCACGTCGGAGCCGGCGTCCGGCTGCGTGCCCGCGTCGGTGCCCGCATCCACGTCCGTGCCAGCGTCGGTGCCGGCATCCACGTCCGTGCCGGCGTCAGGCTCCGTGCCCGCGTCGGGCTCGGTGCCCGCATCAGGCTCCGTGCCCGCGTCGGGCTCGGTGCCCGCGTCGTCCTCGCCCGTCGTGCCACCGTCGTCATCGGACGAGCCCGCGTCCTCCGACACGCCGCTGTCCGGCTCACCCGTCTCGCCGGCGTCCTCCTCCGCCCCCGCGTCGGGAGCGGGCGCCTCGCAGGTGCCGCTCGGGACGCAGAAGTTGCCCCCGGCGCCTTCGCAGCAGACCGCGTCCGGATGCGCGCAAGCCGCCTGCGCATCACACGCCTGGACACAGAGATGGCGGTTGTACGACTCGACGAAGAGGCACGCCTCGCCCTGGGAGCAGTCCTCGGCGACACCCTCGGGGGAGCAGTCCGTCCAGAGCACCCCACCGTCCTCGAGCGGAACGGGAAGCCGTGGCGGCGTGCTGTCACCGCACGACACGGTGAGGAGGGTGAGCGTCACCGCCGCACTCAGTAGGAATGTGAGGGTCTTCTTCATGCTGTCGGACTCGGGAGTCGGAAGGGGGAACGTCGCCTGCCACACCTGGGGCCGACGGCCACCGCAGTATAGGAAATCCCAATGTGACGGTCCCGTGACTTATGGCGTGGCTGAACGTTTTTAGCGTTGCAGTCCTGTCAAATCTCCACTCCGAGTCCAGAGAGCCCGGCACGCCCGTCGCAGAAAGAGACGCCATGGCCCGTGGTGGGGTGCGACAAAGGCGAAGAAGGAGGAGACGACATGGAACCGCCGAAGCCCCCGGTGACGCTGCGCTTCCACGGCGCGCTGAACGACTTCCTGCCCCCCGCGCGCCGGGAGCAGACGTTCCCCCATCTCCTTCAGGGCACGCCCGCGGTGAAGGACCTCATCGAGTCCCTGGGACCGCCCCACCCCGAAGTGGACGTGGTGCGTGTGGATGGTGAAGCCGTGGGCTTCACCCACCGGATCCAACCCGGCGCTCACGTGGAGGTGTACCCCGTGTCGATGGACCCGGCGCCGGGCCCACGACTGGTGCCGCCGCTTCAGGACATGCCCCGCTTCGTGCTCGACGTGGGCCTGGGTCGGCTCGTGGGGTTCCTGCGGATGCTGGGCTTCGACTCTTTGTGGCGCAACGACTACGCGGACGAAACGCTGGCGCGCGTGTCCCATGACGAGGACCGCGTCCTGCTTTCGCGCGACATCGGGGTCCTCAAGCGGGGTGAAGTCGCCCGGGGCTATTTCCCCCGCTCGACGGACCCGGCGGAGCAGTTGGTGGAGGTGGTGCGCCGCTACGGGCTGACGTCCCGCATGCGCCCCTTCTCCCGCTGCGTCGCGTGCAACGCGCCACTGACCTCCGCCGAGCCGTCCGAGGTGGCCGGCCGCATCCCGGAGCGCGTGGCGGAGCGGCACTCACGCTTCCAGCAGTGCCCGGACTGCCAGCGTGTCTACTGGGCCGGCACGCACCACGAGCGGATGCAGGCCCTGGTGGACCGGCTGCGTGAGCTCGAGGGTTCCCCGTAGACACCCCGTCCCCTCAGAAAATGGGAACCCGAGAAGTGGCTGAGCTGTAACGGAAACCCCGCAAGTAATTGCAACTCCGCAACTCTTGCGAGGTCCTGGCAGACCCAGCCCGGAAGTACGACCCAAACGTTGCCCCCGAGTTCCGGGCGGTTACAGTGCCGCCCGCCGGGCATGCCATTTGCCTAGGAAAGAACACTGGTATCGCCCTCAAGGGCGGGAGAGCCAGGGAGATCCGCGACATGGTGCAACGTCCCACAACCCGACGGCGGCAAGGAGGCTTCACGCTGCTGCTCGCCTTGGGCGTCGTCACGATGGTCACCCTCGCGGTGCTCCTCAGCTTCGGCGTGGTGAGCCGCGAGGCCGACGTCCAGGGCGACAGCCGCCGCTACAAGGAGGCGTACTTCGCCGCGGAGGCGGGTCTGGCGGAGGGGCGCGAGGCCATGCGCATCCGGCTCCGAACCAACTCGACCTACAACGAAGCCCTCGGGGCGCTCACCATCATCAACGAGCCTGGGCTGGAAGGAGGCCTGCGCCCCTTCTTCGAGGTGCTTCCGGGCCCCGACGGTGTGGGGAGCTGGAACTCGCTGGCCATCGACGAGACAGAGCTCGCCCCCCAGGAACGCCAGAGCAACGGGGGTGAGGCTTACAACGGGTTGCCCCTCCAGGAAAACGTGCGCTACCGCGTCTTCGCGCGGGACGACGAGGAGCAGACGGCGGGCATCCCCAATGACAACAACAAGCAGATCTGGCTCATCGCCGTGGGCGAAGTCGTAGGCCCCGCAGGCAGTCGGCCCACGCGCGCCGTCATCCACGCCCTCATCACCAATGAGAATTCAGTGGCGGTGACCAGCCCGGGCACAGTGCAGACCGGCGGCGGCCCCGACAACACCTACAACAGTTCGGGAGCGGCGCCCGTCGCCCTCAACACCGTCGCGACCCTCCCCACCAATCCCTGAGCCAAGCCCTCCATGAAACGACTCCTCCTGTTACCGCTCCTCCTTCTGCCAGGCCTGGCCGCTGGCGCTGCGGACGAAGGCAAGCTCGCTTTCGAGAAAGCCTGCGCGCGCTGTCACAGCGTGACCCCCTTGGCGGCGAGCCAGGGCAAGACCCAGGCCGCGGCAAAGCGCGCGCCCCGGAGCAAGCGGGGCCGAAACATGGACCTGGCGCCCCTGATGCAGCAACGCACGCCCGAACAACTGCGCACGTGGATCGCAGGCCCCCATCGCATCAACCCCAAGACAAACTGCGATACGCGGCTATTGCCCGACGGCGACCGGGAGCTGCTCCTCAACTATCTGGCGATCGGCATCCACCCGCCGCCGCCCACGCGAGAGGAATTGCTGCGTCAGCAGTTCGAAAAGGACCTCGCGGCAAGCCGTGACCAGAAACAGCGCAAGGCGAATGATGCTGCCCGCCGCGCCCAGGGGAAGAAGTGATGCGGACCCTCTCTCGGACCTTCGCCGCGCTCGCGCTGCTCACCGCGCCGCTCGCGCACGCACAGACCTCGCAGGAGAACCCTGCCCGGCTGTGTGAAGACCAGCTCGACCAGAACAAGCAGCCTGAGTTCAGCACCGACAACCTGGATATCCAGGAGTCGACCATCCTCATCACCTCGGACAGCCCCGCCCGGCTCCAACTCAACACGAACCGCACGGCGCTGAACTCCGAGTTCATCGAGTTCCCGTTCGACCAGAACGTCACCATCAACTACGTGTACGAGTCCGCCGGCGCGTCCCACTCGCTCGGCTACCTCTACATGGACGACCTGCGCGACCGCGGGTACGTCGATGCCAACGGCAACCTGCTGGACACCAACCGCAACGGCATCTTCGACCTGCACGAGGACCTGTTCAACCTCGCGCCTCGGACCGGCACGAAGGCGCGCCCGTACATCGGACAGACCCGGCGTTGCACGCGACTCTTCACGTCGGGTGGCGAGGAGTACAGCGAGCCCGAGATCGCCATGAACCAGAACTGCGACGCCACGTTCGTGAGGAACATCGACCTCGCGGATGCCCGTCCGGGCCTTGGCGGCACGTGGAACCGGACCGATCAGATCGGCGCCTTCGTCCCCAACTACCCCGCCGCCCCCATCCCGTGGGCCCAGAAGCCCAACAGGTTCTCGGACCGGGGACTCTTCCCCCAGATTCCCAACCTGTTGGAGCCTCCTTCCGAGGCCAACGGCCACATGGGATTGGGGCGAATGGTCTTCCTGCTCGCCGACGATGACGGCGGCCTGGACACCTTCCAGAACCTCGCGCCGGTCGAGGACCGGGGTCACTTCTCCGAGGGCATCCCGGACTACGACGTGTCCCGCTATGACCCGCGTGGCCTCGTGCGCGCCAACAACCCCGACGACGGTATCACGGCCTATGACCGCACCGTGGACATGGGCATGGTGGAGGGCGGCAAGGAGGTCATCTTCTTCATCGTCGCCTATTACAATAACAACCACGGTCCTCGAGAAGGCTACGTCTATCCCTGCCTCAAGCAGGACCCCAATGGACGGTGCGCACTGCACCTGCGCACGTCCATCAACGTCTTCTTCTCCAAGTCCGCTTGGAACCTGGACCAGAACCCCGAGGGCGGCGACGTGGTCGCCGAGCGCAACATCGGGTGCCAGTACCTGGAAGGCTGCAACCGGGACAATCCCGCGAGCACGCCGACCCAGGCTTGCCAGATCGCGGGCACCAACGAGTACGTCTGCGGCTGGCTGGACGGACCGATTGAGGAGTGGGGCACCACGCTCTACCGCCTCGCCAATGACGACCTCTTCGGCAACCTCGTGATGCCGATGGAGAAGGTGACGATTCCGCGGCCTCCGGGCGTGCGAAACCCCATGCCCCACGTCATCGTGGGCGCGCCCACCACCGACCCCTTCCGCTGGATTCTGGGCTTCGAGGACATCCCCGGCGGCGGTGACCGCGACTTCAACGACGTCGTGTTCGTCATCAACAAGCAGAACGGCGGAAGCACGCGCTCGGCCACCGTGTCCGGAGACATCTCGCCCGACATCGCCAACGACTTCGTCATCACGAAGGTGCGCTTCAAGCGGCAGGACGACTTCGCCCCCCAACCGCGTACGTGCGCGAACGGCGCCCCTTGCTTCTCCGAGGACGTCCCGGGCGCATGCACGCCGGAGGATGGTCCCGAGCCCACCATCACCTATTCACTGGCGGTGGACTGCCGCGTCTGCGAGCCGAACCCCGACTCCGGCGCCATCGAGTGCGTCCCAAATCCGAACACGCCCACGTGGTTCCCGGTGAACTTCCCGGACACCACGCCCCCCACCCAGGAGGTGGAGTTGGACATCATGGCCATGGGCTTCACGGGCTCGCAGCTCTGCTGGAAGGTGGACATCACCAGCCCCAACGAGCTGTGCCGTCCCATCATCGACGACGTCGAGGTGGGCTACCAGGCCGTCCGTGCCGGTGGCTACTCCCGCTCCTCGCCGTCCACGGTGGGTAACGCCATCGTCTGGGGTATCAACGAAACGCCGGGCAGCTCGTGGGGACGTGAAGGCACCTGGCCCAACACCGGCATGCCCAGCCCCGGCACCCGGGCCTACGACGGCCAGAAGGACTTCACCGTCCGCGGTCGCGTCTTCTTCCGCTCGCTGTACGACCCCGAGGACCCCAGCGTCACCACCGCCGAACAGCAGTGGGATGCGGGGCGGGTGATGGCCCTCTCCTTCGGAACCAATGGCCACACGTCCGACCCGATGACGCGCAAGCTCTTCACGATGAGCGCGGCGGGCGACCGCAGCACCATCGCGGACGAGATGTCGGACACCAGCAGCGCCAGTCCCCTCTTCCCGGACTCGCTCTGCGACCTGGAGCACAACGGACGGTTCCTCTACGACCTCAACAACGACGGCAAGTGCGGCACCCCCTCCATCACCGTGCCAGACAAGCACATCGCGGACCACACCAACGACCGCAACTTCCTGAAGGAGTGGCTGTACGGCTGGGAGGACCACTACACCCCTGGACCGTCGCTGCAGCGGCGCCCGTGGGCGCTGGGCGGCATCAACATGTCGACGGTCGCCATCAGCATCCCGCCCTACATGGACACCTGGGCCCTGAGCACCCGCGCTGGCGAACGGGACCACTACCGGCGCAACTTCATGGAGCCGCTCGCCGAACGGCCGACCGTGGCCTACCTGGGCACGATGAACGGCTACCTGCACGCGTTCGATGCGGGAGCGTTCCGCAATTCGACGAACGACGCTTGCAGCCCGACGGCGCAGGTGCGCGGCTACTTCGCCGCGGAAGCCGGCTGTGTTTCGCCTGGCATCACGCCCCGCAACTACGGCGAGGGAACCGACCTGTTCACGTACATGCCGCGCATGTTGCTGGAGCGCTACCGCAACCTGTACGTGCGCTTCAATGGCTCCGGCAATCTGCCCCGGCCCACCATGGATGCGTCGCCCAGCATCGCCAACGTGGACTTCGGCATCCCGGAGAGACAGCCTTGGACTCGCGCGACGTCTGCGTCGAAGAACCAGGGCGCGAAGACCGTTCTCGTGAGTGCCTCGGGCAGGAACAGCCCGGTCGTCGTTGCGCTCGACGTCACCAACGCCAACGACCCCTGGTACCCGTTGCCCCTGTGGGAGTTCAACCTACGGGACCCCGCCACGGAACTGGCCTTCTCCAGCGCCAAAATCTCCGACCCGACCATCGACCTCCCGGACAACTCAGGGTCGACCCATGCGCCGTCGATTGGCCGCCTGACCTGGGGAACGGAGACGGAGGGCCGGTGGACGACCATCGTGGGCACCGACTTCACGCCTTCTTCGCCGAGCCGAGCCGGCGCGCTCTATCTCATCGACATGAAGACGGGTCGGCCGCTCGACTATGGCTCGTCGCCCGGAGGCGCCAGGGCCGGCATCATCACCCTGGACCAGGGCTCCGGCATCGCCGCGGAGACGGCGTTGATCGACCTCGATCGCGACGGCAATTACGACGTGATGTACGTGCCCACCACCGCGGGCAGCGTCTACCGCATCAACCTGGACCAGGTGAACACGAGTGCGCCGCTGGGCCGCAAGGTGAAGGCCTGCAAGGTCGCGAGCGCCCCCGTGACCCTGTCGAACCACCCGGACGCCGCCACGGGACAGGACCCCATCTACCAGCAGATTCACTCCAACCTGGGCGTGAGCGTCATCCGGAACAGCGGTAGCCCGGTGATCCGCTTCTACTTCGGCACGGGCGACAACCCCGACGAGTTCTCCGACGGCCCGGCGGACAAGAGCAACTATCGCTATCACCTGCTCGCCTACGAGGACATCGACCCGATGGGGACTGGGACCTGCGCGCTGCTTGACCCGCTGTGGGTCCAGCAGTTGGACCCGGGACAGGCGGTCTGGGGTGGCGTCGCGCTGGCGGGAGACAAGGTCTTCGCGACCACCGCCGTGGGCGCGGCGGCGGACATCTGCAACCTGAGCGAGACCGAAAGCGGCCGGTACTACGAGTCCGGGCTGCTTCCGGATGGCAACAACGCGCCTTCGCTGCGCAGCGAGTCGCTCGGTGGCCATGGCGTGAATGCCCCCCTGGTGCATGACGGGCACCTCATCATCCCCACGGCGCTGGGAGAGGTGCAGATCAAGGGCAATGGCCGGTGGAACACCGGCAACGCCAATGGCGGCATGGCCCGCTCGAAGACGCTCATCTACGCCCCCAGCACGGACGGGAGAATCCAGCAGTGACATCCCAGCAGAAGCGTCAGTCCCGGGGTGTCACGCTCCTCGAGGTCGTGGTCGCCATGGCCGTCCTGATGTTGGGCATCGCGACGGCGATGCTGGTCGTCACCCAGACCAGCTATGCCAACCGCCGCAGCCTCACCGCCACGCAGGCGCAGCTCATCGCCGAGCAGGCACTGGAGAACATCACCCAGATGGGATGTTCACTGGATCCGCCCTGCATCAACCTGGTCGGCCTGGACGGGACCTTCACCGTCTTCCAGACGACCGCGGGGGAGACCCGGAACGTGGCGCCCGCGGACCCGGATGTCGTTGCACGCGAATTCGAGGTCGTCGTGGATGTGGACGTACCGTCCCAGCCCGCCACCATCGAGCCGGGGTCCATCGTTCCGGCGAACCTCACGCGGAACCTCGTTGTCGGCGAGCCCGACACAGCGGGCAACATCGCCCATGTGCGGGTCACGGTCAGTTGGCGTGAGCAGGAGCGAAGCGACCGGCAGGTGGTGATGCTCCAGACGAGGATGGCGCCGTGAGAACGCGTTTCATTCAAGCGGCCTCCAGGGCCTCCCGCGGCTTCACGCTCATCGAAGTGATGATTGCGAGCGCCATTGGCATCATCGTGCTCGCGGTGGGTCTGATGGCGGCCACCCAGATGCAGCGGCGTGCCCTCTTCGAGGAGCAGACGATGACGGCCCAGACGACGGGCCGGGCCATCAAGGAGCTGCTTGCCGCGGACCTCATGCGCACGGGCGCGGGGATGGGCAACGCGCCCATCAACTTCCACGACATGCGCAGGCATTCGGCGATTCAGGTGTGGACCGAGCCAGACCTGTCCACGGCGGTGGTGACACGCCCCTTTCTCGCGGACCCCAACTTCGCCCTGCCTCCGGCTGACTACGCGGCCTTCACGTCCGACGTCCTTCAGCTTCACTGGGGCGATACGCGCGGGATGGTGACACTCCAGAGTCAAAACTGCAGTTTCCCAAACGTGCGCGAATCGTCGCAGGTGTACTGCACGGCGCTCAATCCCTCCACGCTCCTGCAGCCCACCACCACCCCGACCGTCCCTGCCTTCGCGGTGAACCCCAACCGCCAGTTGGCCTGTCATCTGCGTGTCACTGGAGTCGACTCGGGGACACGACGCGTCACGGTTGAACCGGGAATGGGGGCGGACAACACAACCTTCGGTCCCTGTTCCGACGCGCCCTCCGGCAACTTCTGGAACGATGACCCCACTGGCGGAAGCTCCTGGTTCATCATGCGGGCCCAGAGCGCGTCCTACCGGGTGAACTGGGCGGGCGGAACGCCCGCGCTGGAGTACCTGGCCCCGGGTGCGGCGGACTGGGTGGTGGTCAGCCGCGATGTCGAGCGCCTCAAGGTGCGGCTCGCGGTCACGTCGGTCGCCCCGCCCCTTGGCGTCCTCCGATGGTTCCCTGATGTCGCGAACGGCCGGCCCAACCCCATCGATGAATGCACGATTGATACGTGTCCCATCGAATTGCACCCCGAACACGAGCTGGCACCACCGGGAACTCCCGAGGAACTGCGCGACCGGCTGTGGCAGCGGGTCCGAGAGGTCGAGGTCACCTTGACCGTCCGCACGGCCAAGCAGGACCGTGACGCCTTCAACCCGGCCCTGCCCATGGCCCTCGACGCGGAAGGTTTTCCCATCGATGGCTACAAGCGGCGCACGTTCACCTTTCGGGTCACACTCCGAAACTTCGCGGCGGGTGGACTCCTGCCTCGCCTGACGGAAACCTAAACATGCGGCACGTACGAGGCATCACGCTTCTGGAAGTCATGGTGACCGTGGCCATCATCGGTTTCATGGCCTCGATGGCCGTGCTGTCGATGCAGGGCTCCGTCGACCGCCAGCGGGAGAACGAGGCCACCCGCGAGCTGTGGGCCTCCGCGCTCCGCGCCCGGCAGCGCGCCATCTCCACCAATCAGCCCGTCCGCATCGTCGTGGAGAACATCGACCAGCAGGACGGCACCACGCGCACGATTGCGCGTTGGGAGCAGCTCACCTGCGGCAACACCTGGGACAACGCGAGCTGTCCCACGATGGGGTGTGAGAACGCCACATGCCGCACCCGGCCGGACTGCTGCAGCGAGCTGGGCCAGGACATCAACGTTCCCCGCACCATGAACGCCACGGCGATTCACGGGCTCTGCTTCATGCCCGGCAATGGACGCCCCGTGCTCCCGAATGACTTGAGCTGCATGCGGGACTCGCTCGATGACGCGGTCGCCCTGGACGCCGTCGCTCCGGGCAACATCCGCTTCAACTTCACCGGAGACAGGGTCCGCAGCCTCATCATGGTGGAGCCCCGTACGGGACTCTCCAGTGTGCTGGACTGCGACTCCCAGGCGGCCATCGACCGCCCCGTGGCGGAGTGCACGAACTGAGTTCGCGTCACCCCCTCCCCGGACATGTGCCGGGGAGGGAGCCGCTCCTGCGGCTCGCTACGCCGCCAGCGCCTCGCGGCACTTGAGGCAGACCTCACCGCCCTGCCCCACCGCTTCCGAGTACGTCCAGCAGCGCGGGCACTTCGCACCCTGCGCTGGAAGCACCTCGGCCGTCACGCGGACGCCTTCGCCAAACACCTGCGCCACCTCCAACACCTGCGCCGCCTCACCCTTCACGTCCGCCAGTTCCACCTGGCTGGTGATGAAGAGGCCCGGCAGCTCGGCCAGGTTCGCCTGGAGGAAGTCACGCGCCGCGCCCTCCGCCGTCAGCACCACCCGCGCCTCCAGCGATGCGCCGATGCGCTTGTCCCGCCGCGCCGCCTCCAGCACACCCTGCACCGCGCTTCGCACCGCGAAGAGCTTCGCGTAGCGCTCGGCCAGCGCCGGGTCCAGCTTCGTGGACACCGCCGGGAAGCCGCCCAGGAAGACGCTCTCCGCGGACTTGCCCGGCAGCGTCTGCCACGCCTCCTCCGCCGTGAAGCTCATCACCGGCGCCAAGAGCCGCAGCAGCACCGAGGCCACCTCGTACAGCACCGTCTGCGCGCCGCGCCGGGGCTGCCCGTCCGCGCGCCACGTGTAGAGCCGGTCCTTGAGGATGTCGAAGTACACGGCCGACAAGTCACCGGCGACGAAGTCCACCACCGTCGCGTAGACGAGGTGGAACTCGTAGTCCTCGTACGCCTTGCGCACCCGCGCCACCACCTCCGCCAGCCGGCCCAGTGCCCAGCGGTCCAGCGGGAGCAGCTCCGCCTCCGGCACCGTGTGCTTCGCCGGGTCGAAGTCGTAGAGGTTGCTCAGCGCGTAGCGGATGGTGTTGCGCACCTTCCGGTAGCCTTCCGACAGGCCCTTGAGAATCTGGTCCGACAGGCGCACGTCGTTGCGGTAGTCGCTGGCCGCCACCCACAGGCGCAGCACCTCCGCGCCGTACTGCTGGATGACCTTGTCCGGCGCCACCACGTTGCCGCGGCTCTTGGACATCTTCTCGCCCTGGCCGTCCACCACGAAGCCGTGCGTGAGGCACGCCTTGTACGGCGACACATCGCGCGTGCCCACCGACACCAGCATGGACGAATGGAACCAGCCGCGGTGCTGGTCACTGCCCTCCAGGAAGAGGTCCGCCGGGATGCGCTGCCGCTTCTCCAGCACCGCGGAGAACATGCACGCCGAGTCGAACCACACGTCGAGGATGTCCGTCTCGCGGCGGAACTCGCCCTTGCCGCAGCGCGGGCACTGGAAGTCCGCGCCCAGGAAGTCCTTCACCGGCGTGCGGTACCACACGCCCACGCCTTCCTTCTCCACCGCGGAGGCCACCTTCTCCATCAGCTCGGGTGACACCACCGCCTCCTCGCAGCCCTCGCAGTAGGCGATGCAGATGGGCACGCCCCACGTCCGCTGACGGCTGATGGTCCAGTCCGGCCGCATCTCCAGCATGCCGCGGATGCGGCTGTGCCCCCACGAGGGCACCCACTGCACCTTGTCCACCTGCTCCAGCACCACCTGCCGGAACGTCTGCGTCCCGTGGAACGGCGCGTCCATGGGGATGAACCACTGGTACGTCGCACTCAGGATGACGGGATTGCGGCAGCGCCAGCAGTGCGGATACGTGTGCGCCACCGTGTCCGTGGCGCCGTTGAGCAGCGCGCCCTTCTCCACCAGCAACTGGATGACCAGGGGGTTCGCCTCGAACACGCGCCGGCCTTCCAGCACCGGCCCCACCGTCTCGTCGTAGCGGCCATCCGGACGCACGGGGTTGTAGATGTCCAACCCGTACTTGAGGCCGACCTCGTAGTCCTCCTGACCGTGGCCCGGCGCCGTGTGCACCAGGCCCGTACCGGCATCCAGCGTCACGTGCTCGCCCAGGATGACGCGGCCACGGCGCTCGTAGAACGGGTGCTGGTAGGTGAGGTGCTCCAGCTCCTCGCCGCGCGCG
This genomic window from Myxococcus hansupus contains:
- a CDS encoding endonuclease/exonuclease/phosphatase family protein, which gives rise to MKKTLTFLLSAAVTLTLLTVSCGDSTPPRLPVPLEDGGVLWTDCSPEGVAEDCSQGEACLFVESYNRHLCVQACDAQAACAHPDAVCCEGAGGNFCVPSGTCEAPAPDAGAEEDAGETGEPDSGVSEDAGSSDDDGGTTGEDDAGTEPDAGTEPDAGTEPDAGTEPDAGTDVDAGTDAGTDVDAGTDAGTQPDAGSDVDEDAGTDAGTDGGFTNIRVMASNLSSGRYQSYDPGHGIRLIKGVDPDIVLMQEFNYGNNSTSSVSTLVDQIAPGFYWSRETGAQIPNGVISRWPILESGQWPDPRVSNRDFAWARIDIPGPRKLWVVSVHLLTSSASNRNAEAQAIVSQVRSQVPANDYLIIGGDLNTDNFNESCFATFRQVVTTAGPHPVDHNGSTGTNRNRNKPYDQILADEDMRRFQQPVVIGSSTFPNGLVLDSRTYRPLSEIAPVQSGDSTAENMQHMGVVKDFLVPAF
- a CDS encoding Mut7-C RNAse domain-containing protein; this translates as MEPPKPPVTLRFHGALNDFLPPARREQTFPHLLQGTPAVKDLIESLGPPHPEVDVVRVDGEAVGFTHRIQPGAHVEVYPVSMDPAPGPRLVPPLQDMPRFVLDVGLGRLVGFLRMLGFDSLWRNDYADETLARVSHDEDRVLLSRDIGVLKRGEVARGYFPRSTDPAEQLVEVVRRYGLTSRMRPFSRCVACNAPLTSAEPSEVAGRIPERVAERHSRFQQCPDCQRVYWAGTHHERMQALVDRLRELEGSP
- a CDS encoding c-type cytochrome; this translates as MKRLLLLPLLLLPGLAAGAADEGKLAFEKACARCHSVTPLAASQGKTQAAAKRAPRSKRGRNMDLAPLMQQRTPEQLRTWIAGPHRINPKTNCDTRLLPDGDRELLLNYLAIGIHPPPPTREELLRQQFEKDLAASRDQKQRKANDAARRAQGKK
- a CDS encoding DUF4114 domain-containing protein, translated to MRTLSRTFAALALLTAPLAHAQTSQENPARLCEDQLDQNKQPEFSTDNLDIQESTILITSDSPARLQLNTNRTALNSEFIEFPFDQNVTINYVYESAGASHSLGYLYMDDLRDRGYVDANGNLLDTNRNGIFDLHEDLFNLAPRTGTKARPYIGQTRRCTRLFTSGGEEYSEPEIAMNQNCDATFVRNIDLADARPGLGGTWNRTDQIGAFVPNYPAAPIPWAQKPNRFSDRGLFPQIPNLLEPPSEANGHMGLGRMVFLLADDDGGLDTFQNLAPVEDRGHFSEGIPDYDVSRYDPRGLVRANNPDDGITAYDRTVDMGMVEGGKEVIFFIVAYYNNNHGPREGYVYPCLKQDPNGRCALHLRTSINVFFSKSAWNLDQNPEGGDVVAERNIGCQYLEGCNRDNPASTPTQACQIAGTNEYVCGWLDGPIEEWGTTLYRLANDDLFGNLVMPMEKVTIPRPPGVRNPMPHVIVGAPTTDPFRWILGFEDIPGGGDRDFNDVVFVINKQNGGSTRSATVSGDISPDIANDFVITKVRFKRQDDFAPQPRTCANGAPCFSEDVPGACTPEDGPEPTITYSLAVDCRVCEPNPDSGAIECVPNPNTPTWFPVNFPDTTPPTQEVELDIMAMGFTGSQLCWKVDITSPNELCRPIIDDVEVGYQAVRAGGYSRSSPSTVGNAIVWGINETPGSSWGREGTWPNTGMPSPGTRAYDGQKDFTVRGRVFFRSLYDPEDPSVTTAEQQWDAGRVMALSFGTNGHTSDPMTRKLFTMSAAGDRSTIADEMSDTSSASPLFPDSLCDLEHNGRFLYDLNNDGKCGTPSITVPDKHIADHTNDRNFLKEWLYGWEDHYTPGPSLQRRPWALGGINMSTVAISIPPYMDTWALSTRAGERDHYRRNFMEPLAERPTVAYLGTMNGYLHAFDAGAFRNSTNDACSPTAQVRGYFAAEAGCVSPGITPRNYGEGTDLFTYMPRMLLERYRNLYVRFNGSGNLPRPTMDASPSIANVDFGIPERQPWTRATSASKNQGAKTVLVSASGRNSPVVVALDVTNANDPWYPLPLWEFNLRDPATELAFSSAKISDPTIDLPDNSGSTHAPSIGRLTWGTETEGRWTTIVGTDFTPSSPSRAGALYLIDMKTGRPLDYGSSPGGARAGIITLDQGSGIAAETALIDLDRDGNYDVMYVPTTAGSVYRINLDQVNTSAPLGRKVKACKVASAPVTLSNHPDAATGQDPIYQQIHSNLGVSVIRNSGSPVIRFYFGTGDNPDEFSDGPADKSNYRYHLLAYEDIDPMGTGTCALLDPLWVQQLDPGQAVWGGVALAGDKVFATTAVGAAADICNLSETESGRYYESGLLPDGNNAPSLRSESLGGHGVNAPLVHDGHLIIPTALGEVQIKGNGRWNTGNANGGMARSKTLIYAPSTDGRIQQ
- a CDS encoding type IV pilus modification PilV family protein, which codes for MTSQQKRQSRGVTLLEVVVAMAVLMLGIATAMLVVTQTSYANRRSLTATQAQLIAEQALENITQMGCSLDPPCINLVGLDGTFTVFQTTAGETRNVAPADPDVVAREFEVVVDVDVPSQPATIEPGSIVPANLTRNLVVGEPDTAGNIAHVRVTVSWREQERSDRQVVMLQTRMAP
- a CDS encoding PilW family protein produces the protein MRTRFIQAASRASRGFTLIEVMIASAIGIIVLAVGLMAATQMQRRALFEEQTMTAQTTGRAIKELLAADLMRTGAGMGNAPINFHDMRRHSAIQVWTEPDLSTAVVTRPFLADPNFALPPADYAAFTSDVLQLHWGDTRGMVTLQSQNCSFPNVRESSQVYCTALNPSTLLQPTTTPTVPAFAVNPNRQLACHLRVTGVDSGTRRVTVEPGMGADNTTFGPCSDAPSGNFWNDDPTGGSSWFIMRAQSASYRVNWAGGTPALEYLAPGAADWVVVSRDVERLKVRLAVTSVAPPLGVLRWFPDVANGRPNPIDECTIDTCPIELHPEHELAPPGTPEELRDRLWQRVREVEVTLTVRTAKQDRDAFNPALPMALDAEGFPIDGYKRRTFTFRVTLRNFAAGGLLPRLTET
- a CDS encoding pilus assembly FimT family protein, translated to MRHVRGITLLEVMVTVAIIGFMASMAVLSMQGSVDRQRENEATRELWASALRARQRAISTNQPVRIVVENIDQQDGTTRTIARWEQLTCGNTWDNASCPTMGCENATCRTRPDCCSELGQDINVPRTMNATAIHGLCFMPGNGRPVLPNDLSCMRDSLDDAVALDAVAPGNIRFNFTGDRVRSLIMVEPRTGLSSVLDCDSQAAIDRPVAECTN